From the genome of Gracilibacillus salitolerans, one region includes:
- a CDS encoding YlaN family protein has protein sequence MIPEVALSKEEQAYALLKADADKILQLIKVQIDNLTMPQCPLYEEVLDTQMFGLSREIDFAVRLNLIREEEGKALLDNLERQLNVLHEASQKA, from the coding sequence TTGATACCTGAAGTGGCTTTAAGTAAAGAGGAGCAAGCCTATGCCCTTCTAAAGGCTGATGCGGATAAAATTTTGCAATTAATTAAAGTTCAGATAGATAACTTAACGATGCCACAGTGCCCTTTATATGAAGAAGTTCTGGATACACAAATGTTTGGTTTATCACGAGAAATAGATTTTGCTGTAAGGTTAAATTTAATTCGTGAAGAAGAAGGAAAAGCATTATTAGATAATCTTGAGAGACAGTTAAATGTTCTG